In Gadus chalcogrammus isolate NIFS_2021 chromosome 13, NIFS_Gcha_1.0, whole genome shotgun sequence, a single genomic region encodes these proteins:
- the miip gene encoding migration and invasion-inhibitory protein yields MMSSPDGPKAFREHNQLNELRQQSECLQQVCSTHHTGGRDHGHGEHPDAVGFIEGTRRHIRTNPTKQAVSFAADLTSSQTMTSQSREVNNPPPPRHDRDMERRPAEVSVTLHSPEQDELTHSESHHYMPTLLGYDWIAGVLDAESCSMERSEQFFNDLRTFRSMNNDECVSRRPVRLLEDGPSAQLLLTDRDNTESTTDTHQCTFCYRINSRLFPVPLDPHECCPVCRRPKSTVPHTATQPALVRVSIPHSTIGPAYKYKAHRRCSFDPSDSLGLPSHCLSGWANTGQNKVPEADNLDLRGNLNVNKTPDLTQTEMDFPLSGVSGCRRGDQTTTVSRLARYSFQHLSPKRKYMRDTSFHVY; encoded by the exons ATGATGTCCTCACCAGATGGACCGAAGGCGTTTCGAGAACACAATCAGTTGAACGAGCTGAGGCAGCAGAGTGAATGTTTGCAGCAAGTTTGTAGCACCCATCACACTGGCGGTAGAGACCATGGACACGGAGAACACCCAGATGCTGTTGGCTTTATTGAGGGGACTCGTAGACATATAAGAACGAATCCCACTAAACAAGCCGTAAGTTTCGCGGCAGACCTGACTTCAAGTCAAACCATGACATCACAAAGCAGAGAAG TCAAtaatccaccaccaccacgtcacGATAGAGACATGGAACGG agGCCGGCTGAGGTTAGCGTCACATTACATTCTCCTGAACAGGATGAGTTGACTCACTCAGAAAGTCACCACTACATGCCAACTTTACTTGGATATGATTGGATAGCAG GAGTCCTGGATGCGGAAAGTTGTTCGATGGAGCGCTCTGAGCAGTTCTTCAATGACCTGCGTACATTTCGATCCATGAATAATGACGAATGTGTCTCTAGGCGGCCTGTGAG ATTGTTGGAGGACGGCCCATCTGCCCAGCTGCTTTTGACGGACAGGGACAACACGGAGAGCACCACGGACACCCATCAAT gtACGTTCTGTTACAGGATCAACAGCCGACTATTCCCTGTCCCCCTGGACCCTCATGAATGTTGTCCAGTGTGCAGAAGACCCAAATCCACTGTTCCCCACACGGCCACCCAGCCTGCATTAGTCAG gGTCAGCATCCCACACTCCACAATCGGGCCAGCATATAAGTATAAAGCCCATCGCCGTTGCAGTTTTGATCCATCTGATAGTTTGGGCTTACCATCA cactgtctgtctggctgggcCAATACAGGCCAGAACAAAGTACCAGAGGCCGATAATCTGGATCTACGAGGCAATCTCAACGTGAACAAAACCCCTGACCTCACGCAGACTGAGATG GACTTTCCACTGTCGGGGGTGTCTGGCTGTCGGCGTGGTGACCAGACGACCACTGTATCACGACTGGCTCGATACAGCTTCCAGCACCTCTCCCCCAAAAGGAAATACATGCGTGATACATCCTTCCATGTGTACTGA